A genomic window from Chloroflexota bacterium includes:
- a CDS encoding dihydropteroate synthase — METIIQSKTKTVVIGAGNPFVMIGERINPTGRKKLGEEMVAGDYSRVERDAIAQVAAGAHILDVNAGTPMGDEPTMIVAAIRTIQKVTDVPLCIDSSVIEALEAALSVYEGKALVNSVTGEDERLERVLPLVKKYGAAVIGLANDATGISSDPEERMRVAEKIIQRAADHGIAKENIIIDALTMTVAADPEAAGNTLATMRMIREHLGVNLIAGASNVSFGLPDRSPINAAYLPMAMLCGLTCAITDPTNPVIRQAILASDVLLGNDQYAANWIADFRKRSAASKV; from the coding sequence ATGGAAACGATAATTCAATCGAAAACGAAGACGGTCGTCATCGGCGCGGGTAATCCGTTCGTGATGATCGGTGAACGCATCAATCCGACCGGACGAAAAAAACTGGGTGAGGAAATGGTCGCGGGCGATTACTCACGCGTCGAGCGCGATGCGATCGCGCAAGTTGCCGCGGGCGCGCACATTCTCGATGTGAACGCGGGCACGCCGATGGGCGATGAGCCGACGATGATCGTCGCCGCGATTCGCACAATTCAAAAAGTGACGGATGTGCCGCTGTGCATTGACTCGTCGGTGATCGAGGCGCTCGAAGCCGCGCTCAGCGTGTACGAAGGCAAGGCGCTCGTCAACTCGGTGACCGGCGAGGATGAACGACTCGAACGCGTGTTGCCGCTTGTGAAAAAGTACGGCGCGGCGGTCATTGGTCTGGCAAATGACGCGACCGGTATTTCGAGCGATCCGGAAGAACGCATGCGCGTCGCGGAAAAAATCATTCAGCGCGCCGCGGATCACGGCATTGCGAAAGAGAATATCATTATTGATGCGCTGACAATGACGGTCGCGGCGGATCCCGAAGCGGCGGGGAATACCTTGGCGACGATGCGAATGATTCGCGAACACCTGGGTGTGAATTTGATCGCGGGTGCGAGCAACGTGTCGTTCGGCTTGCCCGACCGTTCGCCGATCAACGCGGCGTACTTGCCGATGGCGATGTTGTGCGGGCTGACGTGCGCGATCACCGACCCGACCAACCCGGTGATTCGTCAAGCGATTCTCGCGAGCGATGTGTTGCTCGGCAACGACCAGTACGCCGCGAATTGGATTGCGGACTTTCGCAAGCGAAGCGCGGCGAGTAAAGTGTAA
- a CDS encoding corrinoid protein yields the protein MAREDEIKQGLNEHTIAGHAKDVKALTEEGLALGMQPLDMLFGALIPALQEVGRRFEKGEYFVPEMLMSAKAMGEALKLLRPILAQTGAKPVAKVIMLTVKGDLHDIGKNLCDMMLEGAGFEVIDLGTNVPPEKFIAAVKQHQPQLVGFSAFLTTTMPMFKVNIELLAKEGLRDKVKVMVGGAPVNQAYTDRVGADGYAPDASSTVRLAKKLLQDMGYDANAGSEAKAEVVATIDAMEKLMEQVGQAEAKQASEQ from the coding sequence ATGGCACGCGAAGACGAGATCAAACAAGGTTTGAACGAACATACGATTGCTGGACACGCGAAAGATGTCAAGGCGTTGACCGAAGAAGGTCTCGCGTTGGGAATGCAACCGCTCGATATGTTGTTTGGCGCGTTGATTCCGGCGTTGCAAGAAGTAGGACGGCGTTTTGAAAAGGGCGAGTACTTTGTGCCAGAGATGTTGATGTCGGCGAAGGCGATGGGCGAGGCGTTGAAATTGTTGCGCCCCATCCTCGCGCAAACCGGCGCGAAACCGGTCGCCAAGGTCATCATGCTCACTGTCAAGGGCGACTTGCACGACATCGGCAAGAACTTGTGCGACATGATGCTCGAAGGCGCGGGCTTTGAAGTGATTGATCTCGGCACGAATGTGCCGCCGGAAAAATTTATCGCCGCGGTCAAACAACACCAACCGCAACTCGTCGGTTTTTCCGCGTTCCTCACGACAACGATGCCCATGTTCAAAGTGAACATCGAATTGCTCGCGAAAGAAGGACTGCGCGACAAAGTGAAAGTGATGGTCGGCGGCGCGCCGGTGAATCAGGCGTACACGGATCGCGTGGGCGCGGATGGGTATGCGCCGGATGCCAGCTCGACCGTGCGGCTCGCGAAAAAATTGTTGCAAGACATGGGCTACGACGCGAATGCTGGGTCGGAAGCCAAAGCCGAAGTCGTCGCCACCATTGACGCGATGGAAAAACTGATGGAGCAGGTCGGGCAAGCGGAAGCGAAGCAGGCGAGTGAACAGTGA